In Amycolatopsis sp. EV170708-02-1, the following are encoded in one genomic region:
- a CDS encoding TetR/AcrR family transcriptional regulator — MSDDVLLDAAKKCVLAVGVRRTTLAEIARTAKVSRMTVYRRFPDVRSVLATLMTREFGGLLQGAAEPEVEPAHFREKLVQSSSAAVAALSGDPLFRTLLDLDSELVLPYIVERFGKTQRFAEGVILHLLKSGHEDGSIRKGDLASQARTLLLLIQSFAFSYRPATTDVNEKALMTEFAHVLDAALRP, encoded by the coding sequence GTGTCCGACGACGTTCTGCTCGACGCCGCGAAGAAGTGCGTGCTCGCCGTCGGCGTGCGGCGGACCACCCTCGCCGAGATCGCCCGGACCGCCAAGGTCAGCCGGATGACCGTCTACCGCCGGTTCCCGGACGTGCGCAGCGTGCTCGCGACCCTCATGACCCGCGAGTTCGGCGGCCTGCTGCAGGGCGCCGCGGAACCCGAGGTCGAGCCCGCCCACTTCCGCGAGAAGCTCGTCCAGAGTTCTTCGGCCGCCGTCGCCGCCCTGTCGGGCGACCCGCTGTTCCGCACCCTGCTGGACCTCGATTCGGAACTGGTCCTGCCCTACATCGTCGAGCGGTTCGGGAAGACCCAGCGCTTCGCCGAAGGCGTGATCCTGCACCTGCTGAAGTCGGGCCACGAGGACGGTTCGATCCGCAAGGGCGACCTGGCTTCGCAGGCTCGCACCTTGCTGCTGCTCATCCAGTCCTTCGCGTTCTCGTACCGTCCCGCCACCACGGACGTGAACGAGAAGGCGCTGATGACGGAGTTCGCCCACGTGCTCGACGCGGCGCTGCGCCCGTGA
- a CDS encoding FAD-binding oxidoreductase, which produces MTELIDHRLRRSWTPEAGDAAHLPAKALRWLVQRIGPLGSAAPFAPDSALSVPEPVLDERPKRDLEELVGAEYVLTAPGERLARASGLSYLDLMRRRGFGDFPVPDAVVLPENPAEVQSVLEICARHDVGVVPFGGGTSVVGGVAAVRGDKAAVIALDLTRLGELVSVDPVSRIAVLQAGVTGPEADRLLAGHGFTLGHVPQSYERATIGGFAATRSAGQASSGYGRFEDMVKGVRLATPRGEWKLGVAPASAAGPDLRHLAIGSEGTLGVITEVALRVRPVPEVRRYEGFVLDGWEKGTDAVRELAQRHVLADVTRLSDVDESEVSLALNDSLKTKALRRYLKARGVHAPCLLIVGWEGASKREVARRRRETTRVLERFDAVRIGAALGESWRRGRFSGPRQRDALMDNGVCVETLETAAYWAELSDLRDAVRAALTATLGNAIIMCHVSHAYETGASLYFTVLTPRDEADPIAQWQRAKAAASEAITGIGTISHHHAVGVDHARYLAAEIGEIGVDVLRAAKKAVDPSGILNPGKLL; this is translated from the coding sequence GTGACCGAGCTTATTGACCACCGGTTAAGACGATCCTGGACGCCCGAGGCCGGTGACGCCGCCCACCTTCCGGCCAAGGCCCTGAGGTGGCTCGTCCAGCGTATCGGCCCGTTGGGCTCCGCGGCGCCCTTCGCGCCCGATTCGGCGCTGTCCGTTCCCGAACCGGTGCTGGACGAACGGCCCAAGCGAGACCTCGAGGAACTCGTCGGCGCCGAATACGTCCTCACGGCGCCGGGAGAACGGCTCGCGCGAGCCAGTGGTCTGTCCTATCTGGACTTGATGCGGCGGCGAGGGTTCGGTGATTTTCCGGTGCCGGACGCCGTCGTCCTGCCGGAGAATCCCGCCGAAGTCCAGTCGGTGCTGGAAATCTGCGCACGGCACGACGTCGGCGTCGTCCCGTTCGGCGGCGGGACCTCGGTGGTCGGCGGGGTCGCCGCGGTGCGCGGGGACAAGGCCGCGGTGATCGCGCTCGACCTCACCCGGCTCGGTGAACTGGTCTCCGTCGATCCCGTCTCCCGGATCGCCGTACTGCAGGCGGGGGTCACCGGCCCGGAGGCGGATCGGCTGCTCGCCGGACACGGTTTCACCCTCGGGCATGTGCCGCAGTCCTACGAACGCGCCACCATCGGCGGCTTCGCCGCGACCCGGTCCGCCGGGCAGGCCTCGTCGGGCTACGGCCGGTTCGAGGACATGGTCAAGGGCGTCCGGCTCGCGACCCCGCGCGGGGAATGGAAACTCGGCGTCGCGCCGGCGTCGGCCGCGGGACCGGACCTGCGGCACCTCGCCATCGGCAGCGAGGGCACGCTCGGCGTGATCACCGAGGTCGCCCTCCGCGTCCGCCCGGTGCCGGAAGTGCGCCGCTATGAGGGTTTCGTCCTCGACGGCTGGGAGAAGGGCACCGACGCGGTCCGGGAGCTCGCCCAGCGGCACGTGCTCGCGGACGTCACGCGACTGTCCGATGTGGACGAGAGCGAGGTTTCGCTCGCGCTCAACGACAGTTTGAAGACCAAGGCACTCCGCCGGTACCTCAAGGCGCGGGGAGTGCACGCTCCTTGCCTGCTGATCGTCGGCTGGGAAGGCGCTTCGAAACGCGAGGTCGCCCGGCGACGTCGGGAAACCACCCGGGTACTGGAGCGGTTCGACGCCGTCCGTATCGGTGCGGCACTCGGTGAATCGTGGCGCCGCGGCCGGTTCTCCGGTCCCCGGCAGCGGGACGCCTTGATGGACAACGGTGTCTGCGTCGAAACCCTGGAAACCGCCGCGTACTGGGCGGAACTGAGCGACCTGCGGGACGCGGTCCGTGCCGCGCTCACCGCGACGCTCGGCAACGCCATCATCATGTGCCACGTCTCGCACGCCTACGAAACGGGCGCGTCGCTGTACTTCACCGTGCTCACGCCGCGCGACGAGGCCGACCCGATCGCCCAATGGCAGCGGGCGAAGGCGGCGGCGTCGGAGGCGATCACCGGTATCGGCACGATCTCGCATCACCACGCCGTCGGTGTCGACCACGCGCGCTATCTGGCGGCGGAGATCGGCGAGATCGGCGTCGATGTGTTACGAGCGGCGAAGAAGGCCGTCGATCCGAGCGGGATCCTCAATCCCGGGAAGCTTCTCTGA
- a CDS encoding gamma-glutamylcyclotransferase family protein, with the protein MVKLFTDADFPADPYPGARPGHSFVHFDGAGHSLDTAPEGWRHRQAVLAYGSNACPSKITWLRENMGLEGPVVVCHARCTDLAAVWASGLRFRDGQRPATLAAAPGVVEEHAVWFATPEQLAVLDKCEGNGMRYNLVRLTAPAITLDDGTVLDDVVAYVGAADIRLPILVDGRHIRVADLEQRRAAALDGIPARTHGLDCTLVEAGTLIREASRD; encoded by the coding sequence GTGGTGAAACTCTTCACCGACGCCGATTTCCCGGCCGATCCGTATCCAGGCGCGCGGCCGGGACATTCCTTCGTCCATTTCGACGGTGCCGGCCACAGCCTCGACACCGCGCCCGAAGGCTGGCGACACCGCCAAGCCGTGCTCGCCTACGGGTCGAACGCGTGCCCGTCCAAGATCACCTGGCTGCGGGAGAACATGGGCCTGGAGGGGCCGGTCGTCGTCTGCCACGCGCGCTGCACCGACCTCGCCGCGGTCTGGGCGTCCGGGCTGCGGTTCCGTGACGGGCAGCGCCCCGCGACACTGGCCGCCGCCCCGGGTGTCGTCGAGGAGCACGCCGTGTGGTTCGCGACCCCCGAACAGCTGGCCGTGCTCGACAAATGCGAGGGCAACGGCATGCGCTACAACCTGGTGCGGCTGACCGCCCCGGCCATCACGCTCGACGACGGAACCGTGCTCGACGACGTGGTGGCCTACGTCGGCGCCGCGGACATCCGCCTGCCGATCCTGGTGGACGGCAGGCATATCCGCGTCGCCGACCTCGAACAGCGCCGGGCCGCGGCGCTGGACGGGATCCCCGCCCGAACGCACGGCCTGGACTGCACGCTGGTCGAGGCCGGGACGCTGATCAGAGAAGCTTCCCGGGATTGA
- a CDS encoding S-(hydroxymethyl)mycothiol dehydrogenase, whose protein sequence is MPYEVQGVVSRAKGEPVSLESVTVPDPGPGEAVVSVKACGVCHTDLHYREGGINDGFPFLLGHEAAGFVEAVGDGVTDLEPGDYVILNWRAVCGTCRACRRGRPWYCFSTFNAAQPMTLADGTALSPALGVGAFLEKTLVHSGQCTKVDPAAEPAVAGLLGCGVMAGLGAALNTGAVSRGDSVAVIGCGGVGDAAIAGANLAGAKTIVAVDTDDRKLAWAKDFGATHTLNSKGLGEDQVVEAIREFTDSFGADVVIDAVGRPETWRQAFYGRDLAGTVVLVGVPTPDMRLDLPLIDFFSRGGSLKSSWYGDCLPSRDFPMLIDLYLQGRLPLDKFVTERIALDGVEQAFGRMHHGDVLRSVVTW, encoded by the coding sequence ATGCCGTACGAGGTCCAGGGCGTCGTTTCCCGCGCCAAGGGTGAACCGGTCTCGCTGGAGTCCGTGACGGTGCCCGATCCCGGGCCCGGCGAGGCCGTCGTCTCGGTCAAGGCGTGCGGCGTCTGCCATACCGACCTGCACTACCGCGAGGGCGGGATCAACGACGGGTTCCCGTTCCTGCTCGGCCACGAGGCCGCCGGGTTCGTGGAGGCCGTCGGCGACGGCGTCACCGACCTCGAACCGGGCGACTACGTGATCCTGAACTGGCGCGCGGTCTGCGGCACCTGCCGAGCCTGCCGCCGGGGCAGGCCCTGGTACTGCTTCTCCACGTTCAACGCCGCCCAGCCGATGACCCTGGCCGACGGCACCGCTCTGTCACCGGCGCTCGGCGTCGGGGCGTTCCTCGAAAAGACACTCGTCCACAGTGGACAATGCACGAAGGTCGACCCCGCCGCCGAGCCCGCCGTCGCCGGGCTGCTCGGCTGCGGGGTGATGGCCGGTCTCGGCGCCGCGCTGAACACCGGCGCGGTGAGCCGGGGCGATTCCGTCGCGGTCATCGGCTGCGGCGGTGTCGGCGACGCCGCGATCGCGGGCGCGAACCTGGCGGGCGCGAAGACCATCGTCGCCGTCGACACCGACGACCGGAAACTCGCCTGGGCCAAGGACTTCGGCGCCACCCACACGCTGAACAGCAAGGGGCTGGGCGAAGACCAGGTCGTCGAGGCGATCCGGGAGTTCACCGATTCGTTCGGCGCGGACGTCGTGATCGACGCGGTCGGCAGGCCCGAAACGTGGCGGCAGGCGTTCTACGGGCGAGACCTGGCGGGCACGGTGGTGCTCGTCGGCGTCCCGACCCCGGACATGCGGCTGGATCTGCCGCTGATCGACTTCTTCTCACGCGGCGGCTCGCTCAAGTCGTCGTGGTACGGCGATTGCCTGCCCTCACGGGATTTCCCGATGCTGATCGACCTCTATCTGCAGGGCAGGCTCCCGCTCGACAAGTTCGTCACCGAGCGGATCGCCCTCGACGGCGTCGAGCAGGCCTTCGGGCGCATGCACCACGGAGACGTCCTGCGCAGCGTGGTGACGTGGTGA
- a CDS encoding C39 family peptidase: MRIRGLVTLLTIATMTAVTAQTAEAGPGRPDDESIDYHEWSGHPGFRDGRLEGLGLDRGALRIDRPIGTIEHTEPTLGTTKTYEYGQWTSRSHTQGFDASQLVASWNAKTPAKTWVKVEAKGRTASGAETSWYVMGRWASGDADIKRTSVDGQSDANAAVDVDTLVMKAGVALRSYQLRVSLYREAGSHATPSVTSVGAMTSLVPDRFEVRPTKPGRATGIELKVPAYAQNLHKGQFPEYGGGGENWCSPTSTEMVAEYWGKRPKPEDMKWIPEGYVDPTVAYAARYTFDYAYDGTGNWPFNTAYAASLGLRGHITRLHSLNELEKYIARGIPVITSQSFKAEELDGAGYGTAGHIMVVVGFTKDGDVIANDPAASSNDRVRNVYKRHQFETIWQRTKRYNTNGGVSSGPGGIAYIITPGH; this comes from the coding sequence ATGCGCATACGAGGGCTGGTCACGCTGCTGACGATCGCGACGATGACCGCGGTGACGGCACAGACGGCGGAGGCGGGTCCCGGTCGCCCGGACGACGAGTCGATCGACTACCACGAATGGTCCGGTCATCCCGGTTTCCGCGACGGCAGGCTCGAAGGGCTCGGCCTCGACCGCGGCGCGCTGCGCATCGACCGCCCGATCGGCACGATCGAGCACACCGAACCCACGCTCGGCACCACGAAGACCTACGAATACGGCCAGTGGACGTCGCGGAGCCACACGCAGGGCTTCGACGCCTCCCAGCTGGTCGCTTCGTGGAACGCGAAGACTCCCGCCAAGACCTGGGTCAAGGTTGAGGCCAAGGGCCGCACCGCGTCGGGCGCCGAGACCTCCTGGTACGTCATGGGCCGGTGGGCGAGCGGCGACGCCGACATCAAGCGCACCAGCGTCGACGGCCAGAGCGACGCCAACGCCGCGGTCGACGTCGACACGCTGGTCATGAAGGCGGGCGTCGCGCTCCGCTCGTACCAGCTGCGGGTCAGCCTGTATCGCGAGGCCGGTTCCCACGCCACGCCTTCGGTGACGTCGGTCGGCGCGATGACGTCGCTGGTCCCGGACCGCTTCGAGGTGCGGCCGACGAAACCGGGCCGCGCCACCGGCATCGAGCTCAAGGTGCCCGCCTACGCGCAGAATCTCCACAAAGGACAGTTTCCGGAGTACGGCGGTGGCGGCGAGAACTGGTGCAGCCCGACGTCCACCGAAATGGTCGCCGAGTACTGGGGCAAACGGCCCAAGCCCGAAGACATGAAATGGATTCCGGAGGGTTACGTCGATCCGACCGTCGCGTACGCCGCCCGCTACACGTTCGACTACGCCTACGACGGAACCGGCAACTGGCCGTTCAACACCGCGTACGCCGCTTCACTCGGACTGCGTGGGCACATCACCCGTTTGCACTCCTTGAACGAACTCGAAAAGTACATCGCGCGCGGCATCCCGGTGATCACGTCGCAGTCGTTCAAGGCCGAGGAACTCGACGGCGCGGGCTACGGCACCGCCGGGCACATCATGGTCGTCGTCGGCTTCACCAAGGACGGTGACGTGATCGCGAACGACCCGGCCGCGAGCAGCAACGACCGGGTCCGGAACGTCTACAAACGACACCAGTTCGAGACGATCTGGCAGCGCACCAAGCGGTACAACACGAATGGCGGCGTTTCGAGTGGCCCGGGCGGGATCGCTTACATCATCACGCCTGGGCACTGA